The following DNA comes from Corallococcus silvisoli.
CGTGGGCGCTGGTGAGGCGCGCTCGTCGTCGTCCAGGGACGTGGGCCTGCGGACGATGGGCGTGGGCGCCGGTGCGGCGCTCTCGTCGTCGTCCAGGGACGTGGGCCTGCGAACGATGGGCGTGGGCGCCGGTGCGGCGTCCACATCATCTCCGGCCGGTCGATGCACGATGGGTGTGGCGGCCGGGGCCGACTCCTCGGCGTCTCCGGGCGCTTTGCGCACGGTGGCCGTAGAGGCGGGCGCGTCGCCTTCGCCGTCCCCGAAAGGCCGGCGCACGACCGTCACCCCGGACGATGCCGCATCCGCGCTGTCGTCACCCGTGTCGGAGGACTGTGCGTCGTCCCCCGCCGCGAGCGGCTTCGCGGCGGGACGCGTCAGCATCTCGGTGGGTTGGGGGGCGTCGCCGATCCGTCCGCCCAGGGGCTCGGGCTCCTCCTTCTCGGGAGGGACCGGGAGTGCGCTCCTCGCGGCCCCGTCGGTCGTCTTGGACGTCGGCGTGGACGCGGGTTCGGGCGCCGCGGCGGGTGGGCTCGCGGCGGACTCGCGGAGCGGCAGCCCCATCACCATGGGGACCTCGTCGGGCCGCATGTCCGGCTCGGTCTTCACGAGCCGCGTGTCCATCCCATCGTCCAGCGCCATCCCCATCACCAGGGGCAGGTCCTCCGCGCCTTCCTTCGCGGGGGGCGCCGCCGCTTCCTCAACGGCGGGCTTCGCGGGGGCCTTGGGCATCGGCGCGGGCTTCGACGCCTCCGGCATGCCCAGGCTCGCGAGCCGGTTCGTGGGCGTGCCCGTCATCGTGACGTCGGGCGGTTCGCTGGAGGCCTCCACCGGCACGTGCCCTCGCTTCTCCAGCAGCGAGTCGTAGAGGTCCAGCAACTGGCCCCGGATGAGGCGCGCGTCCAGCACCTTCTCCGCGAACGCGCGCCCAGCCCGTCCGAGCGCCACGCGGCGAGGCACGTCGCGCGCCAGATCGAGGATGCGCTCGGAGAGGGCGCGGCTGTCGCCGGGTGGGAAGAAGACCGCGGCGTCCTTGGGAATCAGCTCACGGGTGACGGGCAGGTCCGCGGCGATGACGGGCCGTCCGGCGGCCAGATACTCGGAGACCTTGGCCAGCGGTCCACCCTGGAGCCGGTTGCGCTCCGAGTCGTCCAGCGGCAGCACGCCCACGTCCGCGAGCGCCAGCACCTTCACCAGGTCGTCGTGCGTGACCGGCGGCTGGAAGTCGACCTTCTCCTTGAGTCCCAGGTCGTTGACCAGGTCGTCCAGGTGGGGCTTCCAGTCCGGATGGTGCGCGCCCACCAGCGTCAACCGCACGTCCACCTGCTGGGCCGCGAGCGCGGTGGCCCGCAGCAGGGTGGGCAGGCCCTGCCAGCCCACGTGGCTGCCCAGGTACATCATCCGGAGGGGCGACCCATCCGGGACGCCGAGCACCTCGGGGTCGTACGGTTGCAGGTCCACCGGCGCGCGCAGCATGCGCAGCTGGTCCTCCGCCGCTCCCAGCCCCTGGATGTACGCGCGCGTCGTCTGCGAGCCGGTGACCACGAGGTCCGCGTTCATCAGGCAGAAGAGCTCCTGCCGGCGGATCTTCGACAGGAAGCGGCGGTCCCCGTCCGTCTGCGGATGGGTGTAGCGCAGCTCCTGGGACGGGAACGTCTGGGCCTCATAGATGAGGCGGTAGCCGTAGTCCGCCTTCAGCTCGCAGAGCGCGTAGCCGCCAAAGGGGTCCGTGAAGTGGGCGAGGGCGTAGTCCTCGCTCTCCAGCTGCCGACGCACGGCCCGTTCGAAGGACTGGATGCGCGACGCCAGGTCCCCGGAGCCTACCGGGACCCGGAGCAGCCGGGCGCCCTGGTACTTCTCGATATGGGAGTGGTCGGGCGTCTTCGCCGACAGCACCACCACGGAGAAGCGATCAGGCAACGCCTTCAGATACTCGGTCAGTCGGCGTGAGGAGCCAGACGGGCCGGGGATGACGTCAAAGCTGCACAGGAGAAGTCTGGGCAGGTCACTCAAGCGGTCGCAGGATACTTGGACAAGGCGGAGGTGTCATCGGGCGTGACGGAGAAGAACGGGGTCGGCAGACCAACACATCCCGTGACGGATGCGTTGACCCCCTGTATGCCGCGACATAACGAGGCGAGGTGTCCATGGATGAGCGGAAGGGCGTCACCGTGAGCTACCTGCGGGAACTGGCCCGGAAATACCTCCGGCAAGGGTCCGGCACGTCCCGGGGCCGGGAGTTCGTCGCCTCGCTGGCCGAGCGCATTCCCGCCCTGGGGCGGCTCGCGCGCATGGCGGGGCTGGGCACGTCCCAGCGTGGCTCGGGGGACGTGAAGGGTGAAGCGAGGACGCTGGATTCCAGACGGGAGGATTCCGGCCCCGTGCACGCCGCGCCTGCCGAGTCCGTGCCGCTGCCTCCGGCCGAGGCCTCGGGATCACATGCACGAGAACTTTCCGAGGAGCCCATCACGCAGCCCAGTGGCGGGCCCAGGACGCAGCCCGCGCGGGTGGTGACGTTCCCGGCCCGGGAGAAGGCTCGCCGGGACCCGGATGACGAGGACACGCTGTCGCTCGGCCCCGAGGTCGCGACTCCGCGCCCGTCGAGCGCTCGCGATGGCGTCGCTCCGGATGCGCCCGCTTCGCCCGCGAGCGAGCCGCCCCATGCGGCCGAGCCGCTGGTGGAGGGCTTCTTCGTGACGAGGATGGCGGGGCCAGATGAGGCGCGCCGCCACCACCTCCTGGAGGAGCAGTCGCCGCGCTTGCCGCCGGCTGACGCGTCGCCCGAGCGGGAAGAGCACCTGGGCGTGTTGCCCCTGGACTACCAGGACGACGCGATGGTGCTGCTCGCGCGAGATCCTCACACGCTGTTCGCCTTCTGGGACTTCAGCGACGCGACCCGGGGTCGGGCGCTCGACGGCTTGCCGTCGCCTCGCGCCGTATTGAAGGTGTTCGACGGTGAAGGCGTGTCGCGCGAGGTGGACTTCGCGCTGGAGTCGCGCAGCTTCTACCTTCAGGGCCTGTCGCCCGGGCGCACGTACCGGGTGGAGGCGCACTTCGTCGGCGCCGATGGCCGGTCGCGCCGCATCGGGCAGTCCTCGAACCGGGCCACGCTGCCGCCCGCGGGGCCGTCAGAGGATACGTCCATCCGGTTCCTGCGCATGCCTCCGCCAGTCGAGGAGCGACAGCACGCGGAGGCGGGTCCGGAGGCGGCGTCCACGCGAGTACCAGGTGTCCAGGAGCGCGAATACGTGACCTGGCGCCGGGTGTCGCTGCCGGGGAGCGGGGGCGTGATGGACGTGCCGGAGGTCCACCGCGAGCGCACGGAAGCTTATGTCGATGCGCCGCGAGTCCCGGGCGCGTCGGATCAGCGCTACGCGGAAGCGGATCATCTCGACGTGCCGCGTGCACCGGGGGCTTCGGATCAACGGTACGAGGCCGTGGCGCGGATGGGAGAGACGAAGCTCGGCGGGGGCGAGGTGCTGGCGCCGTCGCGTGCGCCAGGGGCGTCGGATCAGCGCTACCTGTCCGTGGAGCGAGTGCCGGGTGCTTCGGACCAGCTCGCTGGAGCACCGGCCCGCCACCCGTATCTGGAGGTGGCTCGTGCGACCGGTGCCTCGGAACAGCGGTACGGGCAGACGCTGCTTCCTGGAGGCGTGTCGGCGTACCGCTATCTGGAGGTGCCTCGCGCCGCGGGGGCTTCCGAGCAGCGGTACGTGGAGGGGCGGGGAGCCCAGGCGTATCTCGATGTCCCGCGGGCGCCGGGTGCTTCGGACCAGCGCTATCTCACGGTGTCTGCCGTGCCCGGGGCTTCGGACCGGCAGTATCTGGAGGTGCCGCGCGCACCGGGGGCTTCGGACCAAAGGTATCTGACCGTTCCCCGCGCGGTGGGGGCGTCGGAGCAGCGCTACCCGTCCGTGGATCGAGCGGTGGGGGCGTTGGATCAGCAATACCAGGCCGTGCCCCTGGTGACGGGCGCTTCGGATCAGCAGTCCCTGTCCGTGGAGCGGGCGACGGGGGCAAGCGGGACTCCGAGCGCGCCACGCGCACCCGAGTCCGCATCCTCTTCACAGGGCGAGGCACTCGAGGCGAGGGACCTCCCGCTGGCGCGCCCTGTCCCCGTCAGCGGGGCCGAGGCACGCTCGCCGGGGCCCGCGTCAGCCCCGGAGCCGGAGGCGCCTCGGGACCCGTGGGCCTTGAGCATCGCGCGAGGCCCCACCGCGTCCGAGCAGCGCGCCCTGGACAAGGCGCGCGAGGCCGCCGAGGCGGCGCGAAGGGCTCCTCCGGCGCCAGGGAGTTCGAGCGCCGCGCCCGCGCGAAGCGAAGCGCCCGTGGCTCCGAGTGCCGCGCCTGTGAAGGAGGCGGCTCCCACGACCGCGAAGTCGTCCGCGCCTCCCGAGCCGCCGAAGAATCCGCCGGAGCCTTCGTCCCCGGGCTCCAAGTCCTCCTCCCGGTCCCGGTCTTCGCGCCGTGGACGTAAGTGAACCCGCACGGCCACTCGACCGACCTATGAGCCTGGGCTCCCTCGCGCTGGTCCTTCACGCGCACCTCCCGTTCGTCCGCCACCCCGAGTACGAGGACTTCCTCGAGGAGGACTGGCTCTACGAAGCCATCTCCGAGACGTACCTGCCGCTGCTGCGCGTGTTCGACGCGCTGGTCGAGGACCGCGTCCCGTTCCGCGTGACGATGACGCTGTCGCCCACGCTCGTCTCCATGCTCAACGACGAGCTGCTGCGGGAGCGCTACGCCCGGCGGTTGGAGCTGCTTTGCGAGCTCGGCGCCCGCGAGGTGCACCGCACCCGGGATGACGCCACCTTCCACCCGCTGGCCGTCTTCCACCGCGACCACTTCGAATCGCTGCGCCTCGCGTACCACAACCAGTACCGGCGCGATCTGGTGGCCGCGTTCCGCAGGCTCCAGGACTCCGGCCACCTGGACATCCTCACCTGCAACGCGACCCATGGCTTCCTGCCGCTGATGCAGCAGACGCCCGAGGCCGTGCGCGCCCAGGTGACGGTGGCGGCGAACCACTACCGCCAGAACTTCGGCCGCGATCCCTCGGGCATCTGGCTGGCGGAGTGCGGCTACTACCCGGGCCTGGAGCGCATCCTCGCAGCCGAGCGCATCCGCTACTTCTTCGTCGACACGCACGCGCTCACGGACGCCTCGCCCCGTCCGCTCCATGGCCCCTACGCGCCCATCTTCACCGAGCCGGGCGTCGCCGCCTTCGCCCGCGATCCGGAGAGCAGCCAGCAGGTGTGGAGCACCGAGCACGGCTACCCCGGCGACCCCGTCTACCGCGAGTTCTATCGGGACATCGGCTGGGACCTGGACCAGGACTACATCCGGCCCTTCGTCCAGCCCACCGGCGACCGCAAGAACACCGGCTTCAAGTACTTCCGCATCACCGGCAAGACGAACGACAAGCAGCCCTACGACCCGGCCGCGGCCCGCGAGCGCGCCTGGGTGCACGCGAGCAACTTCCTGTTCAATCGCGAGCGCCAGTTCGAACACCTCGCGTCCCGCATGAACGGCCGCAAGCCGGTGGTCGTCGCGCCCTACGACGCCGAGCTCTTCGGCCACTGGTGGTTCGAAGGCCCGCACTTCATCGACGCCCTCATCCGTCAGGCCGCGCGCAACCCCAGCCGCCTCCAGTTGATCAGCCCTCTGGATGACCTGCGCGAGCACCCGGAGAACCAGGTGGCCACGCCGCCCCTGTCGTCCTGGGGCGCGGGCGGCTATGCGAACATGTGGCTGGACGGGACCAACGACTGGATCTACCGCCACCTGAACCACTGCGCGCGACAGATGGTGGAGCTGGCCCGGGACTTTCCCGACGCGCCGCCGCTGACGCGCCGGGCGCTGAATCAGGCCGCGCGCGAGCTGCTCCTCGCGCAGTCCTCCGACTGGGCCTTCATCATGAAGACCGGCACCATGGTGGACTACGCCGTGCGTCGCACGAAGGAGCATTTGCAACGCTTCCTCCGACTGCACGACCAGGTGCGCGCGGGCACGGTCGACGCGTCCTGGCTCTCCCACGTGGAGGGGCGGGACAACCTGTTCCCCGAGCTGGACTACCGGGTGTACCAGCCCGGTTGAGTGCTTCGGGAACAGGCAGGCTGGTCGGGAGTTCACATCCCGTGACCGGGCGACGTCGTTCCGGTTGCGGGGCCTCGTTTCCGCTTTAGCTTGAAAGAACCCATGACCCTCACGCTCCCTCCGTTCCGTCGCACGCTCGTGGCCGCCGTGCTGGTGCTGGCGTCACCCACGCTCGCCCTCGCGCAGGCGCCCGCTTCCAAGC
Coding sequences within:
- a CDS encoding glycoside hydrolase family 57 protein, yielding MSLGSLALVLHAHLPFVRHPEYEDFLEEDWLYEAISETYLPLLRVFDALVEDRVPFRVTMTLSPTLVSMLNDELLRERYARRLELLCELGAREVHRTRDDATFHPLAVFHRDHFESLRLAYHNQYRRDLVAAFRRLQDSGHLDILTCNATHGFLPLMQQTPEAVRAQVTVAANHYRQNFGRDPSGIWLAECGYYPGLERILAAERIRYFFVDTHALTDASPRPLHGPYAPIFTEPGVAAFARDPESSQQVWSTEHGYPGDPVYREFYRDIGWDLDQDYIRPFVQPTGDRKNTGFKYFRITGKTNDKQPYDPAAARERAWVHASNFLFNRERQFEHLASRMNGRKPVVVAPYDAELFGHWWFEGPHFIDALIRQAARNPSRLQLISPLDDLREHPENQVATPPLSSWGAGGYANMWLDGTNDWIYRHLNHCARQMVELARDFPDAPPLTRRALNQAARELLLAQSSDWAFIMKTGTMVDYAVRRTKEHLQRFLRLHDQVRAGTVDASWLSHVEGRDNLFPELDYRVYQPG
- a CDS encoding glycosyltransferase family 4 protein; its protein translation is MPDRFSVVVLSAKTPDHSHIEKYQGARLLRVPVGSGDLASRIQSFERAVRRQLESEDYALAHFTDPFGGYALCELKADYGYRLIYEAQTFPSQELRYTHPQTDGDRRFLSKIRRQELFCLMNADLVVTGSQTTRAYIQGLGAAEDQLRMLRAPVDLQPYDPEVLGVPDGSPLRMMYLGSHVGWQGLPTLLRATALAAQQVDVRLTLVGAHHPDWKPHLDDLVNDLGLKEKVDFQPPVTHDDLVKVLALADVGVLPLDDSERNRLQGGPLAKVSEYLAAGRPVIAADLPVTRELIPKDAAVFFPPGDSRALSERILDLARDVPRRVALGRAGRAFAEKVLDARLIRGQLLDLYDSLLEKRGHVPVEASSEPPDVTMTGTPTNRLASLGMPEASKPAPMPKAPAKPAVEEAAAPPAKEGAEDLPLVMGMALDDGMDTRLVKTEPDMRPDEVPMVMGLPLRESAASPPAAAPEPASTPTSKTTDGAARSALPVPPEKEEPEPLGGRIGDAPQPTEMLTRPAAKPLAAGDDAQSSDTGDDSADAASSGVTVVRRPFGDGEGDAPASTATVRKAPGDAEESAPAATPIVHRPAGDDVDAAPAPTPIVRRPTSLDDDESAAPAPTPIVRRPTSLDDDERASPAPTPVVRRPADPDDDERASPAPTPIVRRPADPDDDERASPAPTPIVRRPADPDDDERASPAPTPIVRRPAPPEEEDSAPVVRKSSSTEDEPSASSARRPSSLSEDEERAPTPIVRRASVTRDDESPAPTPIVRRSSVLAEDSPEPPAPTPIVPMRSVLSGARSTGAGRSTRPSATPDQAPFEPPRLSPSPLPMADADKPLIRGGLVADAGRPSSSRPPVLTESDKPPLRGGLAPDADRPPQLPPRATAPPPVPRQGPPPRLLPTPDPQAKTPPVLRPSTPAHADDEPEEIAADEAQSLDDDVSHTPSNASAALDEPEEIDSDEVHDADSLDMEDAEAEDAGPAPAPPGSTLNPWFAQLAHGYCPPEGARFARHTPPTNFPGRDPDEAASPGATPPVGQGAVRGKNS
- a CDS encoding DUF4912 domain-containing protein; the protein is MDERKGVTVSYLRELARKYLRQGSGTSRGREFVASLAERIPALGRLARMAGLGTSQRGSGDVKGEARTLDSRREDSGPVHAAPAESVPLPPAEASGSHARELSEEPITQPSGGPRTQPARVVTFPAREKARRDPDDEDTLSLGPEVATPRPSSARDGVAPDAPASPASEPPHAAEPLVEGFFVTRMAGPDEARRHHLLEEQSPRLPPADASPEREEHLGVLPLDYQDDAMVLLARDPHTLFAFWDFSDATRGRALDGLPSPRAVLKVFDGEGVSREVDFALESRSFYLQGLSPGRTYRVEAHFVGADGRSRRIGQSSNRATLPPAGPSEDTSIRFLRMPPPVEERQHAEAGPEAASTRVPGVQEREYVTWRRVSLPGSGGVMDVPEVHRERTEAYVDAPRVPGASDQRYAEADHLDVPRAPGASDQRYEAVARMGETKLGGGEVLAPSRAPGASDQRYLSVERVPGASDQLAGAPARHPYLEVARATGASEQRYGQTLLPGGVSAYRYLEVPRAAGASEQRYVEGRGAQAYLDVPRAPGASDQRYLTVSAVPGASDRQYLEVPRAPGASDQRYLTVPRAVGASEQRYPSVDRAVGALDQQYQAVPLVTGASDQQSLSVERATGASGTPSAPRAPESASSSQGEALEARDLPLARPVPVSGAEARSPGPASAPEPEAPRDPWALSIARGPTASEQRALDKAREAAEAARRAPPAPGSSSAAPARSEAPVAPSAAPVKEAAPTTAKSSAPPEPPKNPPEPSSPGSKSSSRSRSSRRGRK